In Anseongella ginsenosidimutans, one genomic interval encodes:
- a CDS encoding zinc-binding dehydrogenase — protein MQEPQMKAAYIRKAGEPVTIQTVNKPVPGEQEMLIRVGFAALNHRDVWIQKGRYAGRREHLVLGSDGAGIVEATGKGVSSGWMGKKVIIYPGMNWGNDPAVQAAGFKILGNPDDGTFAEYVNVPAENVFEFPAHLSMQEAAAIPLSGLTAYRACFTRGGLKAGDKVLITGIGGGTVLFAFQYAAAAGAEVYVTSGSEEKIANAIAMGARGGALYTGPDWPEIIKKKSGGIDLVIDSAAGKDFGKLPELMNPGGRIVNFGQTAGAIEEIPARYLFWKQLSILGSTMGSPADFLSMLEFYTRHQLTPVIDRIFPLEEAEQAFRYMDEGKQFGKILLRM, from the coding sequence ATGCAAGAGCCGCAGATGAAAGCCGCCTATATTCGCAAAGCCGGCGAACCAGTCACCATCCAAACAGTTAATAAGCCTGTTCCCGGAGAGCAGGAAATGCTGATCAGGGTTGGTTTTGCCGCTCTGAATCACCGGGATGTCTGGATCCAAAAGGGCCGGTATGCAGGCAGAAGAGAACATCTGGTCCTTGGTTCTGACGGAGCCGGGATCGTGGAAGCTACCGGAAAAGGTGTTTCTTCCGGTTGGATGGGAAAAAAGGTGATCATTTACCCGGGAATGAATTGGGGAAACGATCCCGCGGTTCAGGCTGCCGGATTTAAAATACTTGGAAATCCGGACGATGGTACTTTTGCGGAATACGTTAACGTCCCGGCGGAAAATGTATTTGAGTTCCCCGCTCATCTGAGCATGCAAGAGGCAGCGGCCATTCCTCTTTCAGGGCTTACCGCTTATCGCGCCTGCTTTACGCGGGGCGGTCTGAAAGCCGGCGATAAGGTGCTGATCACGGGCATTGGCGGCGGCACTGTGCTGTTCGCTTTTCAATATGCGGCCGCCGCAGGGGCCGAGGTATATGTCACCTCCGGTTCTGAGGAAAAGATCGCGAACGCGATTGCTATGGGCGCCAGAGGAGGCGCTCTGTATACCGGTCCCGACTGGCCGGAAATAATAAAGAAGAAATCCGGAGGTATTGACCTGGTAATTGACAGTGCGGCCGGAAAAGATTTCGGAAAGCTCCCTGAGCTGATGAACCCCGGCGGGCGGATCGTTAATTTCGGGCAAACGGCCGGCGCTATAGAAGAGATCCCCGCGCGGTACCTTTTCTGGAAGCAGCTTTCCATCCTTGGCAGCACCATGGGCAGTCCTGCAGACTTTTTATCAATGCTTGAATTTTATACAAGGCATCAGCTGACTCCTGTCATTGACCGCATATTTCCGCTTGAAGAAGCCGAACAAGCTTTTCGATATATGGACGAAGGAAAGCAATTTGGAAAAATCCTTTTGCGGATGTAG
- a CDS encoding HisA/HisF-related TIM barrel protein yields MNIIPAIDILDRKVVRLREGDYAQATFYDTTLAEMLGQLDSPGTDFVHIIDLNGAKGDFSNQEYLVDIIKHTKNIKVQYGGGVRTIDKVKELIDLGFHRIIVGTQAITQPDFLEKLSKEICGKTKCSDQVVVAIDVLDEVIKYSGWMESSPIKLIDYVDRCLDLGFYRFLCTNIAKDGKLDGVDTSLYKKLKNHAPVIKIIASGGISSMKDIEQLEKVKVESAVTGKAIYEGKISIQQIKDWNLKSLVNF; encoded by the coding sequence ATGAATATTATCCCCGCAATCGATATTTTGGATCGAAAGGTAGTGCGCCTCAGGGAAGGCGACTATGCACAGGCCACTTTCTACGATACTACATTGGCAGAAATGCTGGGACAACTGGATTCCCCCGGGACCGATTTTGTCCACATCATAGATCTCAACGGGGCTAAAGGAGACTTTAGCAACCAGGAATACCTGGTGGACATTATCAAGCATACCAAAAACATCAAAGTACAGTATGGTGGCGGAGTTCGGACAATTGACAAGGTAAAAGAGCTGATTGACCTCGGTTTTCACCGAATCATTGTAGGTACGCAGGCCATTACCCAGCCTGACTTCCTGGAAAAGCTTAGTAAGGAGATTTGCGGCAAAACCAAATGTTCGGACCAGGTGGTGGTTGCCATTGATGTACTGGACGAAGTGATTAAATACAGCGGCTGGATGGAATCCTCCCCCATCAAGCTGATCGACTACGTGGACCGCTGCCTTGATCTTGGTTTCTATCGTTTTCTCTGCACTAATATTGCCAAAGACGGTAAGCTGGACGGGGTGGACACCTCGCTTTACAAGAAACTGAAGAACCATGCTCCCGTGATTAAGATCATCGCATCCGGGGGCATCAGCTCCATGAAGGATATCGAGCAACTGGAGAAAGTGAAAGTGGAATCCGCAGTTACAGGAAAGGCCATTTACGAAGGAAAGATCAGCATTCAGCAGATAAAGGACTGGAACCTGAAATCGCTCGTAAATTTTTAG
- a CDS encoding fructose-6-phosphate aldolase — protein sequence MYLIKVKGVAKIPDYVQLRDDEFTLLAYFRVDRPDRALEKCGLAEKTAYIMEIVKELPFGKIIKLDI from the coding sequence TTGTACCTGATAAAAGTTAAAGGAGTAGCAAAAATTCCCGATTACGTTCAGCTGCGGGACGATGAGTTTACCCTCCTGGCCTACTTCCGGGTAGATCGCCCGGACCGGGCGCTGGAAAAGTGCGGACTCGCTGAAAAAACGGCGTATATCATGGAGATCGTTAAGGAACTCCCTTTCGGAAAGATCATCAAACTGGATATTTGA
- the hisIE gene encoding bifunctional phosphoribosyl-AMP cyclohydrolase/phosphoribosyl-ATP diphosphatase HisIE: protein MELDFSKDNGLLPVIVQHWQTGQVLMLGYMNSEAFVKTVASDQVTFFSRSRNRLWTKGEESGNFLHVKKMYPDCDNDTLLILAEPAGPTCHRGTSSCFDNDEEVPFLFRLEAIIRDRYDNPVEGSYVNRLREKGLNKITQKVGEEATETVIAALAQGREDLLDETSDLVFHLMVLLREKNISLAELGDHLRKRHK from the coding sequence ATGGAGCTTGATTTTAGCAAAGACAACGGGTTGCTCCCCGTCATCGTACAACACTGGCAGACAGGACAGGTGCTGATGTTGGGATATATGAACAGCGAAGCATTCGTAAAAACGGTTGCCAGTGACCAGGTTACATTTTTTTCGCGCAGCCGGAACCGCTTATGGACCAAGGGGGAAGAAAGCGGAAACTTTCTTCATGTAAAAAAAATGTATCCCGATTGCGATAATGACACCCTGTTGATACTTGCCGAACCGGCGGGGCCAACCTGCCACCGGGGCACCAGCAGCTGCTTCGATAACGACGAAGAGGTACCCTTTCTTTTCCGGCTGGAAGCTATCATCAGGGATCGATACGACAACCCGGTTGAAGGCTCTTACGTAAACAGGCTGCGTGAGAAAGGGCTGAATAAAATAACCCAGAAAGTCGGCGAAGAAGCGACCGAAACCGTCATTGCGGCCCTGGCACAGGGACGGGAAGACCTTCTTGACGAAACCTCCGACCTGGTTTTCCACCTGATGGTATTGCTGCGGGAAAAAAATATCAGCCTGGCGGAGCTGGGCGATCATTTAAGAAAAAGACATAAATAA
- a CDS encoding DUF4249 domain-containing protein codes for MRTFFCFARNKNKERLKYTNLTTAILVIGILAACTLFSGCEDVISVQLDEGDPLLVVDAFLDNTRRVQTIRLSKSSPYLSTEGAAGLTGARVAVVDLEDGRERLFRETSAGVYQWNPRVTEVFAEVGKEYELRIHLGKDTYSARSSVYPVPVIDSIVYDYEEKDPFQDEGYQAYFIAFDLEGQTDYYFIRSYRNGILRSRNIDFQVCVDAAYGEGADGLQFIEPVADFTPGDDPYRLGDSASVEIASIDKRTYGFLSQVMDLSTNTGLFATPPANVRSNIESLLPAPDLAPVGWFSVSAVSSAGIKIRKP; via the coding sequence ATGCGCACATTCTTTTGCTTTGCCAGGAACAAAAATAAGGAGCGGCTTAAGTACACGAATTTAACGACCGCCATACTGGTAATCGGAATTCTGGCTGCCTGTACGCTCTTTTCAGGTTGTGAGGATGTGATCAGCGTGCAGCTGGATGAAGGGGATCCGCTCCTGGTAGTGGATGCTTTTTTAGACAATACCCGCAGGGTGCAAACCATCCGGCTTAGCAAGTCGTCGCCTTATCTTTCCACGGAAGGCGCCGCAGGGTTGACCGGGGCCCGTGTGGCGGTCGTAGATCTTGAGGACGGCCGGGAGCGTCTTTTCCGGGAAACCTCCGCGGGCGTTTATCAATGGAACCCGCGCGTAACGGAGGTATTTGCCGAAGTAGGAAAAGAATATGAATTACGGATCCACCTCGGAAAGGATACGTATTCCGCCAGAAGCAGCGTGTACCCGGTACCTGTAATTGATTCCATTGTGTATGATTATGAAGAAAAGGATCCCTTCCAGGACGAAGGCTACCAGGCTTATTTCATCGCCTTTGACCTGGAAGGGCAAACGGATTATTATTTTATCCGGTCTTACAGGAACGGCATCCTCCGTTCGCGGAACATCGATTTCCAGGTATGCGTGGATGCCGCTTACGGCGAGGGTGCGGACGGACTCCAGTTCATTGAGCCGGTGGCCGACTTTACGCCCGGCGATGATCCTTACCGCCTTGGGGACAGCGCTTCGGTGGAAATTGCTTCCATTGATAAACGAACCTATGGGTTTTTAAGCCAGGTGATGGACCTTAGCACCAATACCGGGCTCTTTGCCACACCGCCGGCCAATGTCCGCAGCAATATTGAAAGCCTTCTGCCCGCACCCGACCTGGCGCCGGTGGGGTGGTTTTCAGTTTCGGCCGTCAGCTCGGCCGGGATAAAGATCAGGAAGCCGTAA
- a CDS encoding cell division ATP-binding protein FtsE, translating to MEQNVIKIENADIFQYNKHLVLTDVSLHINKGEFVYLIGETGSGKSSLLKILYADLELTNGDAWIGGVNLRTLKKKDVPYLRRKLGIVFQDFQLLTDRTIEENLLFVLRATGWTDKKIMSARIDEVLQNVGLVHKRHKWPHEISGGEQQRVVIARALLNHPEVILADEPTGNLDPKTSSEILNLLKSISKLGTAVLMATHDYRIIERFPSRIVKCENGKVYENATVPGN from the coding sequence ATGGAACAAAACGTCATAAAAATAGAAAATGCCGACATTTTTCAATATAACAAGCACCTGGTACTCACCGATGTAAGCCTTCATATCAACAAAGGCGAATTCGTTTACCTCATCGGCGAGACAGGAAGCGGAAAATCCAGCCTGCTGAAAATACTTTATGCCGACCTTGAACTGACCAACGGCGACGCCTGGATCGGGGGAGTTAACCTGCGCACACTGAAAAAGAAAGACGTCCCCTACCTGCGGCGTAAACTCGGGATCGTTTTTCAGGACTTTCAGCTGCTGACCGACAGGACGATCGAAGAAAACCTTCTCTTCGTACTCCGGGCCACCGGCTGGACCGATAAAAAGATCATGTCGGCCCGCATTGACGAAGTATTACAGAATGTAGGCCTTGTTCACAAACGGCATAAATGGCCACATGAGATCTCCGGCGGAGAACAGCAGCGGGTGGTAATTGCCCGGGCCCTGCTGAACCACCCCGAGGTGATCCTGGCGGACGAACCCACGGGCAACCTGGACCCGAAAACGTCCTCAGAGATCCTGAATCTCCTGAAAAGCATCAGCAAACTGGGAACTGCGGTACTCATGGCCACTCATGATTACCGAATCATTGAACGTTTTCCTTCCCGCATTGTTAAATGTGAGAACGGAAAAGTATATGAGAACGCCACGGTGCCGGGAAATTAG
- a CDS encoding acyl-CoA reductase: MKNDFEKDITALRKLGMLIQADTPERAAVIETAGHYNPWFTRENILSALNGISSNLDEEHLREWLRPYASVLPPPEAPLNVGLVLAGNIPLVGFHDILCVLVSGHRAMIKMSGQDQHLTTWLLEKIGETAPFYAERISVAEQLEKPDAVIATGSNNSARYFEQYFGKYPHIIRKNRNTAAILTGEETQKELEELGKDIFLYFGLGCRNVSKLFVPPGYDFQQLLDALEPYREVIEHHKYANNYGYQHTIRLMNRELHFTNGFILLTENPSYASPIATLHYEFYQGKEELEQRLRADAGLLQCTASAGGRFPSTLPFGQTQYPALRDYADNVDTLEFLCRIGSFTAS, from the coding sequence ATGAAAAATGATTTTGAAAAAGATATAACAGCCCTCCGCAAATTAGGGATGCTCATCCAAGCGGATACGCCTGAAAGAGCGGCCGTAATAGAAACTGCAGGGCATTATAATCCCTGGTTCACCCGGGAAAATATTCTTAGCGCGTTGAACGGCATTTCTTCCAACCTGGATGAAGAACACCTGCGGGAATGGCTGAGACCTTATGCTTCCGTCCTTCCTCCCCCGGAAGCGCCGCTGAACGTTGGCCTGGTGCTGGCGGGCAATATACCGCTCGTTGGCTTTCATGACATCCTGTGCGTACTGGTAAGCGGCCACCGCGCAATGATAAAGATGTCCGGGCAGGATCAGCATCTTACCACATGGCTGCTGGAAAAGATCGGGGAAACCGCTCCATTTTACGCTGAACGCATTTCTGTAGCGGAGCAGCTGGAAAAGCCGGACGCCGTCATCGCTACCGGCAGTAATAACAGCGCCCGCTATTTTGAACAGTATTTCGGGAAATACCCGCATATTATCCGTAAGAACAGGAATACTGCTGCCATCCTGACGGGAGAAGAGACTCAAAAGGAACTGGAAGAGCTTGGAAAAGATATTTTTCTTTATTTCGGACTGGGATGCCGGAATGTCTCTAAATTATTTGTGCCCCCCGGTTACGATTTTCAACAGCTTTTAGATGCGCTTGAACCTTACCGGGAGGTGATTGAACACCATAAATACGCCAATAATTACGGGTATCAGCATACCATCCGGCTAATGAACAGGGAACTTCATTTCACGAACGGCTTTATCCTCCTGACCGAAAACCCTTCATACGCCTCCCCTATTGCCACCCTTCACTATGAATTTTACCAGGGGAAGGAAGAACTGGAACAAAGGCTCCGGGCCGATGCCGGGCTCCTTCAATGTACGGCCAGCGCCGGCGGCCGCTTCCCGTCAACGCTGCCTTTCGGCCAAACGCAGTACCCTGCCCTCCGGGACTATGCCGATAACGTAGATACGCTGGAGTTTCTTTGCAGGATAGGTTCTTTTACGGCTTCCTGA
- the hisF gene encoding imidazole glycerol phosphate synthase subunit HisF, with amino-acid sequence MLSKRIIPCLDIKDGRTVKGVNFVALRDAGDPVELAWQYSRESADELVFLDITATHEKRKTLARLASDVARQISIPFTIGGGISELADADILLNSGADKISLNSAAVRDPSLVDRFADAFGSQFVVIAIDTKRVNGKNIVHLNGGRLPTEWETESWIREVVERGAGEILLTSMDHDGTKAGFDCDLLKKVNKGLPIPLIASGGAGNSEHFSEVFQRTGVDAALAASVFHYGEIAIPDLKKQLNNNGIEVRV; translated from the coding sequence ATGCTGAGCAAACGTATCATCCCCTGCCTGGATATCAAGGATGGACGAACGGTAAAAGGAGTGAATTTTGTCGCTCTCCGGGATGCCGGCGACCCGGTGGAGCTGGCATGGCAATATTCCAGGGAAAGCGCGGATGAACTGGTGTTCCTGGATATTACCGCGACACATGAAAAGCGGAAAACCCTTGCGAGGCTGGCCAGCGACGTGGCCCGGCAGATCAGCATCCCCTTTACCATCGGCGGGGGCATCAGCGAGCTGGCCGATGCAGACATACTGCTCAATTCCGGCGCCGATAAGATCTCCCTTAACTCCGCTGCCGTACGCGACCCTTCGCTCGTAGACCGGTTTGCCGATGCCTTTGGAAGCCAGTTTGTGGTCATCGCCATTGATACAAAGCGGGTAAACGGAAAAAACATCGTGCATTTGAATGGAGGCCGCCTTCCCACAGAATGGGAAACCGAGTCCTGGATCCGGGAAGTCGTGGAACGCGGCGCCGGGGAAATCCTCCTGACCTCCATGGACCACGACGGAACCAAGGCCGGTTTCGACTGTGACTTGCTGAAAAAGGTCAATAAAGGCCTTCCCATTCCGCTGATCGCTTCCGGCGGTGCGGGAAACAGTGAACATTTTAGTGAAGTCTTTCAGCGTACCGGCGTGGACGCGGCTCTGGCCGCGTCTGTTTTTCACTATGGAGAAATAGCCATTCCGGACCTAAAGAAACAATTGAATAATAATGGCATAGAAGTCAGAGTTTAA
- a CDS encoding universal stress protein, with protein sequence MNLDFRKILIAVDDSPYSDRAVQTGYSLARATGAEVTLVHVVDITLTAGDMMSGAFAPEILQSVKESGESLLAGLSENYGAGVQTRTCMPDDRPVQGILKIAGEWGPDLIVLGTHGRTGLDHLLMGSVAEQIVRKSKWPVLVVPKPNVASKPNTV encoded by the coding sequence ATGAATTTAGATTTCCGGAAGATACTGATCGCAGTTGATGACAGTCCTTATTCTGACCGGGCTGTCCAAACCGGTTATAGTCTTGCCCGCGCTACCGGAGCTGAAGTAACCCTGGTGCATGTCGTGGATATTACCCTTACTGCCGGCGATATGATGTCCGGAGCCTTTGCCCCTGAGATCCTTCAATCCGTAAAAGAATCAGGAGAAAGCCTGCTTGCCGGTTTGTCCGAAAATTACGGAGCCGGCGTTCAAACACGCACCTGCATGCCCGATGACCGCCCCGTACAAGGGATACTTAAAATTGCCGGAGAATGGGGCCCTGACCTGATCGTGCTGGGAACCCATGGGCGTACCGGCCTGGATCACCTGCTAATGGGAAGCGTGGCTGAGCAGATAGTCAGAAAATCAAAATGGCCTGTACTGGTCGTTCCAAAACCGAACGTTGCATCAAAACCCAATACCGTATAA
- the hisH gene encoding imidazole glycerol phosphate synthase subunit HisH, with product MTGIVYYGAGNLFSLQCSLDRIGEKYGLITSAEQFEGFERYIIPGVGHAGAAMQKLEGTGLIPLIRETKKPLLGVCLGMQLLTAQSEEGNSTLCNIIPLRTRRFIKDGGLKIPHTGWNKVRVERAGPLYEGIPDDSQFYFVHSYYIELNSNFTLTSTEYGITFSSSIMKDNFFGVQFHPEKSGEAGEQLLKNFTRI from the coding sequence ATGACTGGAATAGTTTATTACGGAGCCGGGAATTTGTTTTCATTGCAATGTAGCCTTGATCGCATTGGGGAAAAATATGGGTTAATCACTTCGGCGGAACAGTTTGAAGGTTTTGAACGTTATATTATCCCGGGCGTTGGGCATGCGGGCGCGGCCATGCAAAAACTGGAAGGCACGGGGCTTATCCCGCTTATCAGGGAGACAAAAAAGCCTTTGCTGGGCGTTTGTCTTGGGATGCAGCTGCTCACGGCGCAATCAGAAGAAGGGAATTCTACGCTTTGTAATATAATACCGCTCCGTACCCGGCGTTTCATTAAAGACGGCGGGTTAAAAATTCCACACACCGGGTGGAACAAGGTCAGGGTCGAAAGGGCTGGGCCGCTATACGAAGGAATCCCGGATGACAGTCAATTTTATTTCGTTCACTCCTATTATATTGAATTAAATAGTAATTTTACTCTTACTTCAACTGAATACGGAATAACCTTCTCTTCCTCCATTATGAAAGATAACTTTTTCGGGGTACAGTTCCATCCTGAGAAATCCGGAGAGGCGGGGGAACAGTTGTTGAAGAATTTTACACGCATATAA
- a CDS encoding carboxypeptidase-like regulatory domain-containing protein, which produces MKHWLLLFLLSASLPAYAQAQPAGQRYTLSGYLKDAATGEALSGVTVSAGESGTASNNYGFYSLTLPRGRYTIRFSSIGFEPVSRVVELEGNLRVDQELQVAAGLLEEVVVSEEKKGGMSATCP; this is translated from the coding sequence ATGAAACACTGGTTGCTGCTATTTCTTTTATCGGCGTCCCTGCCTGCTTATGCCCAGGCGCAGCCTGCCGGGCAACGATATACGCTGAGCGGCTACCTGAAGGACGCGGCCACGGGGGAAGCCTTAAGCGGCGTTACTGTAAGCGCGGGCGAAAGCGGCACTGCATCCAATAATTACGGGTTTTACTCGCTTACCCTGCCCCGTGGGAGGTATACGATCCGCTTTTCCAGCATTGGTTTTGAGCCGGTCAGCCGCGTGGTAGAACTGGAAGGCAACCTGCGTGTAGACCAGGAACTTCAGGTTGCCGCCGGCTTGCTGGAAGAAGTGGTAGTAAGCGAGGAAAAAAAGGGGGGGATGTCCGCGACCTGTCCATGA
- a CDS encoding TonB-dependent receptor plug domain-containing protein gives MSTNTLDIRQIRNIPALLGEVDIVRSIQLLPGVSTVGEGAGGFNVRGGAADQNLVLLDEAPVYNTSHLFGFFSIFNPDAVKEVTLVKGGIPARYGGRSSSLLDVRMSEGNYRELRVDGGIGLVFSRLALEGPLKKDTASFLLAARRSYIDFLAAPFLEEDMKDALFNFYDLTAKVNYRVNKRNSLFISGTLARDNFGQSFTFNWGNTTTTARWNHLFSDRLFMNLTGIYSNYDYELRFGEAGEQSFNWDSKILNFSLKPDFIFYLNASNTLRFGAKATWYKFEPGNGVVGNWDESNNISLPLKYALESGVYLENEQRLGAGIALQYGLRYSRFNYLGPGKVYTYHDTVPNEPRRLKQEYEAGRSESITVYDQLEPRFSLKIGIGDNSSLKASYNRQAQYLHLVSNTAATTPWTSGRRVPIISSPKPPASTPLVTSGILARLSMRPLNCIIKIF, from the coding sequence ATGAGTACCAATACTTTAGACATCAGGCAGATAAGGAACATTCCTGCCTTACTGGGAGAAGTGGATATTGTACGAAGTATCCAGCTACTGCCCGGTGTTTCCACCGTCGGGGAAGGAGCGGGAGGTTTTAATGTCAGGGGCGGCGCGGCCGATCAGAACCTGGTACTGCTTGATGAGGCGCCCGTATATAATACCTCGCATTTGTTTGGCTTCTTTTCTATTTTCAATCCCGATGCCGTAAAGGAGGTCACCCTGGTGAAGGGAGGGATCCCGGCCCGGTACGGGGGAAGGAGTTCTTCGCTGCTGGACGTGCGCATGTCGGAAGGAAATTACCGGGAACTGCGCGTGGACGGCGGGATCGGGCTTGTTTTCAGCCGTCTTGCCCTGGAAGGGCCTCTTAAAAAAGATACCGCTTCTTTTCTGCTCGCAGCACGGCGTTCCTATATTGATTTCCTGGCAGCTCCTTTCCTGGAGGAGGACATGAAAGATGCGCTGTTCAATTTTTACGACCTTACCGCGAAAGTGAACTATCGCGTAAATAAACGCAACAGCCTGTTCATCAGCGGTACCCTGGCACGGGATAACTTCGGGCAAAGTTTTACCTTTAACTGGGGTAATACCACCACCACGGCGCGCTGGAACCATCTTTTCAGCGACCGATTGTTTATGAACCTGACGGGGATCTACAGCAATTACGATTATGAACTCCGCTTCGGCGAAGCGGGGGAACAATCTTTCAACTGGGACTCAAAAATCCTCAATTTTAGCCTGAAGCCGGATTTTATCTTCTATCTGAACGCGTCCAATACCCTGCGCTTTGGCGCTAAGGCAACCTGGTATAAGTTTGAACCGGGAAACGGCGTGGTGGGTAACTGGGACGAAAGCAATAATATAAGCCTGCCGTTGAAATACGCGCTGGAGTCAGGCGTTTACCTTGAAAATGAGCAAAGGCTGGGGGCAGGAATAGCCCTGCAGTATGGCCTTCGTTATTCGCGTTTCAATTATCTTGGCCCGGGGAAGGTGTATACTTACCATGATACGGTCCCCAATGAGCCTCGCAGGCTGAAGCAGGAGTATGAAGCCGGCCGGTCGGAATCCATTACAGTTTACGATCAGCTGGAACCCCGTTTTTCGCTGAAGATCGGCATCGGTGATAATAGTTCCCTGAAAGCTTCCTATAACCGGCAGGCGCAGTACCTTCACCTGGTTTCCAATACCGCGGCCACCACCCCCTGGACGTCTGGACGCCGAGTACCAATAATATCAAGCCCCAAACCTCCAGCCAGTACGCCATTGGTTACTTCCGGGATTTTGGCGAGGCTTTCCATGCGTCCGTTGAACTGTATTATAAAGATATTCTGA
- a CDS encoding 4Fe-4S dicluster domain-containing protein: MAIRITDECINCGACEPECPNNAIYDAGASWRFSDGTGLNGVIDFGDGTTISAEELQAPVSDEFYYIVPDKCTECVGFHDEPQCAAVCPVDCCIPDEEVVESQDELLAKKAWLHLE, from the coding sequence ATGGCAATTAGAATCACAGATGAGTGCATTAATTGCGGAGCCTGCGAGCCTGAATGCCCGAACAATGCCATATACGATGCGGGAGCATCCTGGCGTTTTTCAGATGGCACAGGTTTGAACGGAGTCATTGATTTCGGCGACGGCACCACTATTAGTGCGGAGGAATTGCAAGCACCGGTTTCCGATGAATTTTATTACATCGTTCCGGACAAATGTACGGAATGCGTCGGGTTTCATGACGAGCCCCAATGCGCAGCTGTTTGCCCGGTGGATTGCTGTATTCCGGACGAAGAAGTGGTCGAAAGCCAGGACGAACTTCTAGCCAAAAAAGCCTGGCTTCATCTTGAATAA
- a CDS encoding WD40 repeat domain-containing protein: protein MIEIKNTGILPGHQNPVFTIESGLEPHTFFTAGNDPGIVKWDLRQMKHEKVLAKVNTSVYALHRPVTRPILLTGERSGQVSAIDLVNEKPLKVLSLHRFPVFDIKTSGRKGLIYVASEDGYVSVWSLEDFHHVYTFQVSKDTVRSISLSPDEQQIAFGCRDNSIKIYDTAELSPVAELEGHTMSVFSLQYSPAGNYLLSGSRDAQLKIWDTASYTQVRSIPAHMYAINHISFHPGHRWFATASMDKTIRIWRLEDFAPVKTIDLAGMGGHALSVNKLLWVNDRTLVSVSDDKNVMVWDISLESEENPG, encoded by the coding sequence ATGATCGAGATAAAGAACACAGGAATACTTCCCGGCCACCAGAACCCTGTCTTCACCATTGAAAGCGGGCTGGAGCCGCATACTTTTTTTACTGCCGGCAATGACCCGGGGATTGTTAAATGGGATCTCCGGCAGATGAAGCATGAAAAAGTGCTTGCAAAGGTGAACACCTCCGTGTACGCCCTGCACCGGCCCGTTACCCGGCCTATTTTGCTCACGGGTGAACGCAGCGGCCAGGTAAGCGCCATTGACCTCGTCAACGAAAAACCTTTAAAAGTACTCTCTCTTCATCGCTTCCCGGTATTCGATATAAAAACCTCCGGCCGGAAGGGCTTGATCTATGTCGCCAGCGAAGATGGATACGTCTCCGTATGGTCCCTGGAAGATTTTCACCATGTCTACACGTTCCAGGTTTCGAAGGATACTGTGCGCAGTATCAGCCTTAGCCCCGATGAACAGCAAATCGCCTTTGGCTGCCGGGACAATTCCATAAAGATCTACGATACCGCCGAACTGAGCCCCGTCGCGGAATTAGAAGGGCATACCATGTCTGTTTTCAGCCTTCAATATTCCCCCGCAGGAAACTACCTGCTTTCCGGCTCCCGCGATGCCCAGTTGAAAATATGGGACACCGCTTCCTACACCCAGGTACGCAGCATTCCGGCGCATATGTATGCCATCAATCATATCAGTTTTCATCCCGGCCATCGCTGGTTTGCCACGGCCAGCATGGACAAAACCATCCGGATCTGGAGGTTGGAAGATTTTGCGCCTGTAAAGACCATTGACCTTGCCGGCATGGGCGGGCATGCCCTCTCCGTAAATAAACTTCTCTGGGTCAACGATCGCACCCTGGTTTCGGTAAGCGACGATAAGAACGTAATGGTATGGGATATTAGCCTGGAAAGCGAAGAAAATCCAGGCTAA